A window of the Cystobacter fuscus genome harbors these coding sequences:
- a CDS encoding type I polyketide synthase, with protein MLKNELAEVQARLITALAQRLAIDARTLDVRERFSRYGLDSLKATGFIAEVGTMLGRSLSPTLVWEYPTLDALARYLAGEQVEPAPRPSRAHSGEEPIAIVGLACRYPKAPDPEAFWRLLAGGRDAITEVPPERWDAERFHDPDLAAAGKANTRWGGFLDRVDGFDPLFFGISPKEALHMDPQQRLMLELTWEALEDAGIAAERLQGSPTAVCFGVIWTDYETRLQRLGVRRISQHTATGFHHSIIANRVSYVLGLRGPSLAIDTACSSSLAAVHLACESLRRGESTLALAGGVNLNLAPDSTIGMSKVGALSPDGRCFSFDARANGYVRGEGAGVVVLKPLSQAIADGDPIYCVIRGSVINNNGGSNGLTAPNPKAQEEMLRLAYARSGVEPSRVQYVEAHGTGTQLGDPMEARALGEVLGAGRPADSPLRIGSCKSNIGHLEAAAGIAGLIKVALCIKHRALPPSLHFETPNPHIPFAQLRLEVQRTLGPWPEPERTLIAGVSSFGFGGTNCHVVVEEASAPRAELVTLSGETQEALQGAARRLLERLDGGEQVSLSELGRSTAAPVGGPAHRLAMTVRSRKELGEHLTGFLRGEARAGLSAGRVESEHAQGPVFVFSGQGSQWPGMGRTLLRTEPVFLASLEQCDRLIREHLGWSLLAELSADVATARLDRIDVAFPAIVALEIALAALWRSWGIEPAAVVGHSIGEVSAAHVAGSLSLEDAMRVICSQGRLLSRLRGQGAMGLVGLSWAQSAELLTGYAGRLCRAIDAGADSTVLSGEPGALAEVFATLRHRGVFCRQVETDVAVHSPQVDVLRGELSEALRGLRPGPARLPIFSTVTASPLEGERFDAAHWVKNFAEPVFLTGALSHALGEGHRVFLEVGPHPIVKHSIESTLRDAGQQGLVVPSLRRQEDERGVMLDTLGVLYVHGQQVLMGGQEAGGREPAGGQPVRVLPLSARSPEALNSLATAYRDFLGGGTLDGATLQDITYTAGVRRSHHAHRLSVVGDSRRELAEALEAFLRGEARPGLSQGRVGPEGRTRVVFVFPGQGSQWPGMGRELLREEPVFRAAIEACERAMRPHVDWSLTQELGADEQRSRLHEIDVVQPVLFAMQVALAALWRSWGVEPDAVVGHSMGEVAAAHVAGALSLEDAARIICRRSLLLRRLSGQGAMAVVELGLEQAREALAGYETRLSIGVSNSARSTVLSGDPAALEELLRRLEGQGIFCRRVKVNVASHSPQMEPLKDDLLRALEGLSPVRAAVPIYSTVTGRTGDGSDFHPSYWVSNLREPVLFHGAVERLLEDGHGVLLEVSPHPVLLAPIEETLRESKRDGLALASLRRQARERRSLLESLAALSARGCSVDWKRLHPSGGRVVALPMYPWQRERYWLLDEETAASRHESAVREGGPGHPLLGASLSSSVQPGTHFWERALSTEAFPYLADHRVWGESVFPGAGYVEMALSSGAEVLGEAGLVLEDVSLSEMLTLEPRGTRLAQVVVSEEGAGRASFQISSRAPGDKSWRKHAAGRLRREEGAALARTVEPPGLSRERMTVALSSEVHYQRRQEQGLAYGPAFQSLRQLWRSAREGLGRLELPAQVSSESGEYRLHPSLLDACLQVAVELVSEPEAAPTTVGTHVPVGLGRMRLFQRPGRTAWVWVKALGEASASEREHSFDIRLLDDQGQVLMELEGLRVYRLEAGAAVRKELGEWTYQVDWEPQPLPAEPPWPARSPGSWLILGDGGGVGHRLSALLRARGETCVLVSPGETYRLAGTGRHEVDPRNVEHLRRLLGDTLGSGAPPCRGVVHLWSLDCASNDALTPSTLEAARRLGTTSVLHLVQALSRAGWRDPPRLWLATRGARSVGKEPERVNVAQAPLWGLGQVLALEQSELGCTRVDLEGDVDACANALLRELSSTAFEDQVAWRGGTRLVARLSRAADALVARDPATFLRADGTYLITGGLGGLGLEVARWLVTHGARHLLVLGRRGPSAEAERTLAELRQAGARVEPFQADVAIPGDVARALARVAEAMPPLRGVFHAAGLLEDGLLLNLTEERFASVMAPKDLGTWNLHAQTRHLPLELFVLFSSATSLLGTPGQANYSAANAFMDALAHTRRAEGLPALSINWGTWTDVGLAAAQANRGERLEARGLRGMPPDKALTALGMLLGQGRPQVSVMALDPRQWLGFYLAAAQSPFFTRLARERTGRPAVEQGRSRIREQLEAIRGSERRALLEQHLREQIGGVLRMEPARIEPRTPLGSLGLDSLMSMEIRNRLEAALGLKLSATLVWTYPTLAALTPYLAEKMELPLEDKVGEPRATVAPSPVAVAPSPAALGSEIDEMSEEEVERLFAQRMVQGK; from the coding sequence GCTCGACTCACTGAAGGCCACGGGCTTCATCGCCGAGGTCGGCACGATGCTCGGGCGCTCGTTGTCCCCCACGCTTGTCTGGGAGTACCCGACCCTCGACGCCCTGGCCCGGTATCTCGCCGGAGAACAGGTGGAGCCCGCGCCGCGGCCCTCCCGTGCGCACTCGGGGGAGGAGCCCATCGCGATTGTCGGCCTGGCGTGCCGCTATCCCAAGGCGCCGGATCCCGAGGCGTTCTGGCGCCTGCTGGCGGGAGGGCGCGATGCCATCACGGAGGTTCCCCCCGAGCGGTGGGATGCCGAGCGGTTCCATGATCCTGACCTCGCCGCGGCCGGCAAGGCGAACACCCGCTGGGGTGGATTCCTCGATCGGGTGGACGGGTTCGATCCCCTCTTCTTCGGCATCTCGCCCAAGGAAGCGCTCCACATGGATCCGCAACAGCGGCTCATGCTGGAGCTGACCTGGGAGGCATTGGAGGACGCGGGGATCGCCGCGGAGCGCTTGCAGGGCTCTCCCACGGCCGTCTGCTTCGGGGTGATCTGGACGGATTACGAGACCCGGTTGCAGCGGCTCGGTGTGCGGCGCATCTCCCAGCACACGGCGACGGGCTTCCACCACAGCATCATCGCCAACCGCGTCTCCTATGTGCTGGGTCTCCGGGGACCGAGCCTGGCCATCGACACGGCGTGCTCCTCCTCGCTCGCGGCGGTGCACCTGGCCTGCGAGAGCCTGCGCAGGGGCGAGTCGACGCTCGCGCTCGCGGGCGGCGTGAACCTGAACCTCGCGCCCGACAGCACGATTGGAATGTCCAAGGTCGGTGCCCTCTCGCCGGATGGGCGCTGCTTCTCCTTTGACGCACGCGCCAACGGGTACGTGCGTGGCGAGGGGGCGGGCGTGGTCGTGCTCAAGCCCCTCTCCCAGGCCATCGCGGATGGCGATCCCATCTACTGCGTCATCCGCGGCAGCGTCATCAACAACAACGGCGGGAGCAACGGCCTCACCGCGCCCAACCCCAAGGCCCAGGAGGAGATGCTGCGCCTGGCCTATGCGCGCTCTGGCGTCGAGCCGTCCAGGGTGCAGTACGTCGAGGCGCATGGCACCGGCACGCAGCTCGGGGATCCCATGGAGGCCAGGGCCCTGGGCGAGGTGCTCGGCGCGGGGCGGCCCGCCGACAGTCCGCTGCGCATCGGCTCCTGCAAGAGCAACATCGGGCACCTGGAGGCGGCCGCGGGCATCGCGGGGCTGATCAAGGTCGCGCTGTGCATCAAGCACCGCGCGCTCCCGCCGAGCCTCCACTTCGAGACGCCCAACCCGCACATCCCCTTCGCGCAACTGCGTCTGGAGGTCCAGCGAACCCTCGGGCCCTGGCCCGAGCCGGAGCGGACGCTGATCGCGGGAGTCAGTTCCTTCGGCTTCGGTGGCACGAACTGTCACGTCGTGGTGGAGGAGGCGAGCGCGCCCCGGGCGGAGCTCGTGACCCTCTCGGGCGAGACGCAGGAGGCCCTCCAAGGGGCGGCGCGGCGGTTGCTCGAGCGCCTCGATGGCGGGGAGCAGGTGTCCCTGTCAGAGCTCGGCCGCTCGACCGCGGCCCCCGTCGGCGGGCCCGCCCATCGTCTGGCGATGACCGTCCGCTCCCGGAAGGAGCTGGGGGAGCACCTCACGGGCTTCCTGCGCGGTGAGGCGAGGGCGGGGTTGTCGGCGGGGCGGGTGGAGTCCGAGCACGCTCAGGGGCCGGTGTTCGTCTTCTCGGGACAGGGCTCGCAGTGGCCTGGCATGGGGCGGACCCTCCTGCGGACCGAGCCGGTCTTCCTGGCCTCACTGGAGCAGTGCGATCGGCTCATCCGGGAGCACCTGGGCTGGTCGCTGCTGGCCGAGTTGAGCGCCGATGTCGCGACGGCGCGGCTGGATCGGATCGATGTCGCCTTTCCGGCGATCGTCGCCCTGGAGATCGCGCTGGCGGCGCTCTGGCGCTCCTGGGGGATCGAACCCGCCGCGGTGGTGGGTCACAGCATCGGCGAGGTCTCGGCGGCACACGTCGCGGGCAGCTTGAGCCTCGAGGACGCCATGCGCGTCATCTGCTCCCAGGGCCGCCTGCTGAGCCGGCTCCGCGGCCAGGGCGCGATGGGGCTCGTGGGGCTCTCGTGGGCCCAGTCCGCCGAGCTCCTGACGGGCTACGCGGGCCGGCTGTGCCGCGCCATCGACGCGGGCGCGGACTCGACGGTGCTGTCCGGTGAGCCGGGCGCGCTCGCCGAGGTGTTCGCCACCCTGCGGCACCGCGGCGTGTTCTGCCGCCAGGTGGAGACCGACGTGGCGGTGCACAGCCCCCAGGTCGATGTGCTGCGCGGCGAGCTCTCCGAGGCCCTGCGGGGACTGCGCCCCGGCCCGGCACGCCTCCCCATCTTCTCCACGGTCACCGCCTCGCCGCTCGAGGGCGAGCGCTTCGATGCCGCCCACTGGGTGAAGAACTTCGCGGAGCCCGTGTTCCTCACGGGCGCGCTCTCCCACGCGCTCGGCGAGGGGCATCGCGTCTTCCTGGAGGTCGGTCCGCACCCGATCGTCAAGCACTCCATCGAGTCGACCCTGCGGGACGCCGGCCAGCAGGGGCTCGTCGTCCCCTCCCTCCGTCGACAGGAGGACGAGCGGGGCGTGATGCTCGACACGCTGGGTGTCCTGTATGTCCATGGCCAGCAGGTCCTCATGGGAGGGCAGGAGGCAGGGGGGCGTGAGCCCGCCGGTGGGCAACCGGTGCGGGTGCTGCCCCTGTCGGCGCGCAGCCCCGAGGCGCTGAACTCGCTGGCCACGGCCTACCGTGACTTCCTGGGTGGGGGCACGCTGGATGGGGCGACGCTCCAGGACATCACCTACACGGCGGGAGTACGGCGCAGCCACCATGCCCATCGCCTGTCGGTGGTGGGCGACTCGCGGCGGGAGCTGGCCGAGGCGCTGGAGGCCTTCTTACGGGGCGAGGCCCGTCCCGGCTTGAGCCAGGGCCGGGTGGGTCCCGAGGGGCGAACCCGGGTGGTTTTCGTCTTCCCGGGGCAGGGGTCGCAGTGGCCCGGCATGGGCCGCGAGCTTTTGCGCGAGGAGCCGGTCTTCCGGGCGGCGATCGAGGCCTGCGAGCGGGCGATGCGCCCCCACGTGGACTGGTCCCTCACGCAGGAGCTTGGCGCGGATGAGCAGCGCTCGCGCCTGCATGAGATCGATGTCGTGCAGCCGGTGCTGTTCGCGATGCAGGTGGCGCTGGCGGCGCTGTGGCGCTCGTGGGGCGTCGAGCCCGATGCGGTGGTGGGGCACAGCATGGGCGAGGTGGCCGCGGCACACGTGGCCGGCGCGCTGAGCCTCGAGGACGCGGCGAGGATCATCTGCCGCCGCAGCCTCCTCCTGCGCCGCCTGAGCGGGCAGGGGGCGATGGCCGTGGTGGAACTCGGTCTGGAGCAGGCCCGCGAGGCGCTGGCCGGCTACGAGACGCGGCTGTCCATCGGCGTGAGCAACAGCGCCCGCTCGACGGTGCTCTCCGGAGACCCCGCTGCCCTCGAGGAACTGCTGCGGCGGCTCGAGGGCCAGGGGATCTTCTGCCGCCGGGTGAAGGTGAATGTCGCCTCCCACAGCCCCCAGATGGAGCCGCTGAAGGATGACCTCCTGCGCGCGCTCGAGGGACTCTCTCCCGTGCGCGCGGCGGTGCCCATCTACTCCACGGTGACGGGGCGGACGGGCGATGGGAGCGACTTTCATCCCTCCTACTGGGTCAGCAACCTGCGCGAGCCGGTGCTGTTCCATGGTGCCGTCGAGCGGCTCCTGGAGGATGGCCATGGCGTGCTCCTCGAGGTGAGCCCGCATCCCGTGCTGCTCGCCCCCATCGAGGAGACGCTGCGCGAGTCGAAGCGGGATGGGCTCGCGCTCGCGTCGCTGCGGCGGCAGGCGAGGGAGCGGCGAAGCCTGCTGGAGTCGCTCGCGGCGCTGTCCGCACGGGGTTGCTCCGTCGATTGGAAGCGGCTGCACCCCTCGGGCGGACGTGTCGTCGCGCTGCCCATGTACCCCTGGCAACGCGAGCGCTACTGGCTGTTGGACGAGGAGACGGCGGCTTCACGGCACGAGAGCGCCGTGCGCGAGGGCGGTCCGGGACATCCTCTCCTCGGCGCTTCGCTCTCCTCGTCCGTGCAGCCTGGCACCCACTTCTGGGAACGGGCCCTGAGCACGGAGGCGTTCCCGTACCTCGCGGATCACCGCGTGTGGGGGGAGAGCGTCTTCCCGGGCGCGGGGTACGTGGAGATGGCCCTGTCCTCGGGAGCGGAGGTGCTGGGCGAGGCGGGGCTCGTGCTCGAGGACGTCTCGCTCAGTGAGATGCTCACGCTCGAGCCGCGAGGGACGCGGCTCGCGCAGGTGGTGGTGAGCGAGGAGGGCGCGGGCCGGGCCTCCTTCCAGATCTCCAGCCGCGCCCCGGGAGACAAGAGCTGGCGCAAGCACGCGGCGGGGAGACTGCGCCGGGAGGAGGGCGCGGCCCTGGCGCGCACCGTGGAGCCGCCCGGGTTGTCGCGCGAGCGCATGACGGTGGCGCTCTCCTCCGAGGTGCACTACCAGCGCAGGCAGGAGCAGGGCCTCGCGTACGGCCCCGCGTTCCAGTCGCTGCGCCAGCTCTGGCGCAGCGCGCGCGAGGGGTTGGGACGCCTGGAGCTCCCCGCGCAGGTGTCCTCCGAGAGCGGGGAGTATCGGCTCCATCCCTCGCTGCTGGATGCCTGCCTCCAGGTCGCGGTGGAGCTGGTCTCCGAGCCGGAAGCGGCGCCCACGACGGTGGGGACCCATGTGCCGGTGGGGCTCGGACGGATGCGGCTCTTCCAGCGGCCCGGGCGTACGGCCTGGGTGTGGGTGAAGGCCCTGGGCGAGGCGTCCGCGAGCGAGCGGGAGCACTCCTTCGACATCCGGCTCCTGGATGATCAAGGCCAGGTGCTGATGGAGCTCGAGGGGCTGCGCGTCTACCGGCTCGAGGCGGGCGCCGCGGTACGCAAGGAACTCGGCGAGTGGACCTACCAGGTGGACTGGGAGCCGCAGCCGCTGCCGGCGGAGCCGCCGTGGCCGGCGCGCTCTCCAGGGAGCTGGTTGATCCTCGGCGATGGCGGTGGCGTGGGTCATCGGCTGTCCGCGTTGCTGCGGGCGCGTGGGGAGACGTGCGTGCTCGTCTCCCCGGGAGAGACGTACCGGCTCGCCGGCACGGGGCGCCATGAGGTGGATCCCCGGAACGTGGAGCACCTGCGCCGGCTGCTCGGGGACACGCTGGGGTCCGGGGCGCCCCCGTGCCGCGGAGTGGTGCACCTGTGGAGCCTCGATTGCGCCTCGAATGACGCGCTCACGCCGTCGACCCTGGAGGCCGCGCGGCGTCTCGGTACCACCAGTGTGCTGCACCTCGTGCAGGCGCTCTCGCGGGCCGGCTGGAGGGATCCGCCCCGGCTCTGGCTGGCCACGCGGGGCGCGCGCTCCGTGGGCAAGGAGCCGGAGCGGGTCAACGTGGCCCAGGCTCCGCTCTGGGGCCTGGGGCAGGTGCTCGCCCTGGAGCAGTCCGAGCTGGGCTGCACACGGGTGGATCTCGAGGGAGACGTGGACGCGTGCGCCAACGCTCTGCTCCGGGAGCTGTCGTCCACGGCGTTCGAGGATCAAGTCGCCTGGCGCGGTGGTACGCGTCTCGTGGCGCGGCTCTCTCGGGCGGCGGACGCGCTGGTCGCCCGGGATCCGGCGACGTTCCTCCGCGCCGACGGCACCTACCTCATCACGGGCGGGCTCGGCGGATTGGGCCTCGAGGTGGCGCGCTGGCTCGTCACGCATGGGGCGCGGCACCTGCTCGTGCTGGGGCGCCGCGGCCCCTCGGCGGAGGCCGAGCGCACGCTCGCGGAACTCCGTCAGGCGGGCGCCCGGGTGGAGCCCTTCCAGGCCGATGTCGCGATTCCGGGAGACGTGGCGCGTGCGCTGGCCCGGGTGGCCGAGGCGATGCCGCCACTGCGCGGCGTGTTCCACGCGGCGGGTCTGCTCGAGGACGGTCTGTTGCTCAACCTCACGGAGGAGCGCTTCGCCTCGGTGATGGCGCCCAAGGACCTGGGCACCTGGAACCTCCACGCCCAGACGCGTCACCTGCCGCTGGAACTCTTCGTGCTCTTCTCCAGCGCGACCTCCCTGTTGGGCACCCCAGGTCAGGCGAACTACTCCGCGGCCAACGCGTTCATGGATGCACTGGCCCATACCCGCCGGGCCGAGGGCCTGCCCGCGCTGAGCATCAACTGGGGCACCTGGACGGACGTGGGCCTCGCGGCGGCGCAGGCCAACCGCGGAGAGCGCCTCGAGGCGCGTGGCCTGCGGGGGATGCCGCCGGACAAGGCACTCACCGCGCTTGGCATGCTGCTGGGGCAGGGCCGCCCGCAGGTGAGCGTGATGGCGCTCGATCCGAGGCAGTGGCTGGGCTTCTACCTGGCCGCGGCGCAGTCGCCTTTCTTCACCCGTCTGGCCCGAGAGCGGACGGGCAGACCCGCCGTGGAGCAGGGGCGGAGCCGGATCCGCGAGCAGCTCGAGGCCATCCGCGGCTCCGAGCGCCGTGCCCTGCTCGAGCAACACCTGCGCGAGCAGATCGGCGGAGTGCTGAGGATGGAGCCGGCGCGCATCGAGCCACGCACCCCGCTGGGGAGCCTTGGTCTCGACTCGCTGATGAGCATGGAGATCCGCAACCGCCTGGAGGCGGCGCTGGGCCTGAAGCTCAGCGCGACGCTGGTCTGGACCTATCCGACCCTCGCCGCGCTCACTCCGTACCTGGCGGAGAAGATGGAACTCCCACTCGAGGACAAGGTCGGTGAGCCCCGGGCCACGGTGGCTCCTTCACCGGTGGCGGTGGCTCCTTCACCGGCCGCGCTGGGCAGTGAGATCGACGAGATGTCGGAAGAAGAAGTCGAGCGACTGTTCGCTCAGAGGATGGTGCAGGGCAAATGA